A stretch of Pseudomonas sp. 7SR1 DNA encodes these proteins:
- a CDS encoding DUF4129 domain-containing protein, whose amino-acid sequence MRLSDASVAIRPRTTWEAMDLGILMSQRHRRLLMTSWAIVTLPVYALLSLLLWDSPSLVIVVFWWLKPAFDRLPLYILSKALFGETPTLKQALRQWPALLKPQLLASLTWRRLSLSRSFLMPVVQLEGLCGQAREQRLRVLLQRNGGAAQWLTVIGVHLETVLWFGLMALFYLFVPQQVELEWDWQALIAVAENDWLWFEHLINFLYPLLLILWEPVYVACGFSLYLNRRTILEAWDIELVFRRLRQRLSGVAPVLMLLALVLLPLGPKTWAAEDNTAPDSPRLLNQPLTSEASRDSIEAILQAPPFKNTETVTRYRFGEETEEPDEDGEPSGWLKALFQWLGGQRFETAAALIQVLLWACLAGAIVWLVWHYRDRFQALPSRRATKRPPPERPAPVQMFGLDIREESLPEDVAASAEQLWSTAPREALGLLYRALLSRLHHEFGVALKAADTEGQVLHRVEQLQQEHLLAFSRLLTLHWQNVAYGHRPPSPDLQQELCDGWRGLFGPGRAR is encoded by the coding sequence ATGCGGCTGAGTGACGCCAGCGTAGCCATCCGCCCGCGCACCACCTGGGAAGCCATGGACCTGGGCATCCTGATGAGCCAGCGGCATCGCCGCCTGCTGATGACCAGCTGGGCCATCGTCACGCTTCCGGTCTATGCGCTGTTGTCGCTGTTGCTGTGGGATTCGCCGTCCCTGGTGATAGTGGTGTTCTGGTGGTTGAAGCCGGCCTTCGACCGCTTGCCGCTGTATATCCTGTCCAAGGCATTGTTTGGCGAAACACCCACCTTGAAGCAGGCCTTGCGCCAGTGGCCCGCCCTGCTCAAGCCCCAACTGCTCGCCAGCCTGACCTGGCGCCGGCTGAGCCTGAGCCGCAGCTTCCTGATGCCGGTGGTGCAGCTCGAAGGCCTTTGCGGGCAAGCACGGGAACAGCGCTTGCGGGTTCTGCTGCAACGCAACGGCGGCGCAGCGCAGTGGCTGACCGTGATCGGCGTGCACCTGGAGACGGTCCTGTGGTTCGGCCTGATGGCCCTGTTCTACCTGTTCGTGCCGCAGCAGGTTGAGCTGGAATGGGACTGGCAGGCCTTGATCGCCGTCGCCGAGAACGACTGGTTGTGGTTCGAACACCTGATCAACTTCCTGTATCCCCTGTTGCTGATCCTCTGGGAGCCGGTATATGTCGCCTGCGGTTTCAGCCTCTACCTGAATCGACGCACGATCCTGGAGGCCTGGGACATCGAGCTGGTGTTCCGGCGCCTGCGCCAACGCCTGAGCGGCGTAGCGCCCGTCCTCATGCTGCTGGCCCTGGTGCTGTTGCCCCTGGGGCCCAAGACCTGGGCCGCCGAAGACAACACCGCGCCTGACAGCCCCCGGCTGCTCAATCAGCCCCTCACCAGCGAGGCATCCAGGGACAGCATCGAAGCGATCCTCCAGGCCCCGCCATTCAAGAACACCGAGACCGTGACCCGTTATCGCTTTGGCGAGGAAACCGAAGAACCCGACGAGGACGGCGAACCCTCGGGTTGGCTCAAGGCGTTGTTCCAGTGGCTCGGCGGCCAGCGCTTCGAGACCGCCGCCGCGCTGATCCAGGTCCTGCTCTGGGCTTGCCTGGCCGGGGCGATCGTCTGGCTGGTCTGGCACTACCGTGATCGCTTCCAGGCCCTGCCCAGTCGCCGGGCGACGAAACGCCCGCCACCAGAACGACCGGCACCGGTTCAAATGTTCGGCCTGGATATCCGTGAAGAAAGCCTGCCCGAAGATGTGGCGGCCAGCGCCGAGCAGCTCTGGAGCACAGCCCCCCGTGAGGCCCTGGGCCTGCTGTACCGGGCCTTGCTCAGTCGCTTGCATCACGAGTTCGGCGTTGCCCTGAAAGCGGCCGATACCGAGGGCCAGGTGCTGCATCGCGTCGAACAGCTGCAGCAGGAACACCTGCTGGCGTTCAGCAGGCTCCTGACCCTGCACTGGCAGAACGTCGCCTATGGGCACCGCCCGCCATCGCCCGACCTGCAACAGGAACTGTGCGACGGCTGGCGCGGGCTGTTCGGTCCGGGAAGGGCGCGATGA
- a CDS encoding stage II sporulation protein M, whose translation MKQSLFENRHQQEWEQLSRLLDQLERSRNVPQSNEFPHAYRRLCQHLALAQARGYSSLLVDTLQQLALRGHQQLYRDRGRPSGLTAFILVGFPRLVREQWRFVLAACVMFLGSLAGIGLLVYLFPELVYSVLGAEEVSQIRSMYDPAAGHLGRSVERAASEDWVMFGYYIMHNIGIAFQTFASGMMFGLGSAFFLFFNGLTIGAVAGHLTQIGSGGTFWSFVIGHGAFELTAITLAGAAGLQLGWALIAPGRLTRGEALRLAARKSVSMIAGVILLLLIAAFIEAYWSSSAVTPATKYTVGALLWLLVLSYLLLAGRVRHAAE comes from the coding sequence ATGAAGCAAAGCCTGTTCGAAAACCGTCACCAGCAGGAATGGGAGCAGCTGTCCCGGCTGCTCGATCAACTGGAGCGCAGCCGCAACGTGCCCCAGAGCAACGAGTTTCCCCACGCCTACCGCCGGCTCTGCCAACACCTGGCACTGGCCCAGGCGCGAGGCTACAGCAGCCTGCTGGTCGACACGCTGCAACAACTGGCACTGCGTGGTCACCAGCAACTCTACCGGGACCGCGGCAGGCCTTCGGGCCTTACGGCATTCATCCTGGTGGGTTTCCCTCGACTGGTTCGTGAGCAATGGCGGTTCGTGCTGGCTGCCTGCGTGATGTTCCTCGGCAGCCTGGCCGGCATCGGGCTGCTGGTCTATCTGTTCCCGGAGCTGGTCTACAGCGTGCTGGGCGCCGAGGAAGTCAGCCAGATACGCAGCATGTACGACCCCGCCGCCGGTCACCTGGGGCGCTCGGTGGAACGGGCGGCCAGCGAGGACTGGGTCATGTTCGGCTACTACATCATGCACAACATCGGCATCGCCTTTCAGACCTTCGCCAGCGGCATGATGTTCGGCCTGGGCAGCGCGTTCTTCCTGTTCTTCAACGGCCTGACCATCGGGGCGGTGGCCGGGCACCTGACCCAGATCGGCTCAGGCGGGACATTCTGGTCGTTCGTGATCGGTCACGGCGCCTTCGAACTCACCGCCATCACCCTGGCCGGTGCCGCCGGCTTGCAGCTGGGCTGGGCGTTGATTGCGCCGGGACGCCTCACCCGGGGCGAAGCCTTGCGGCTCGCCGCTCGCAAAAGCGTGTCGATGATCGCCGGGGTGATACTGTTGCTGCTCATCGCCGCCTTCATCGAAGCCTACTGGTCCTCCAGCGCCGTGACGCCCGCCACCAAGTACACGGTCGGCGCCCTGTTGTGGCTGCTAGTGTTGAGCTACCTGCTGTTGGCCGGACGGGTACGCCATGCGGCTGAGTGA